The Aequorivita sublithincola DSM 14238 genome window below encodes:
- the hisS gene encoding histidine--tRNA ligase, with translation MLKKPSIPKGTRDFNPQEVSKRNYIFSVIRETFSLYGFQPIETPSFENSETLMGKYGEEGDRLIFKILNSGDYLAKVDDVLYAEKDSNKITSNISEKALRYDLTVPFARYVVQHQNEITFPFKRYQIQPVWRADRPQKGRFREFFQCDADVVGSTSLWQEVEFVQLYDAVFSKLVLKGVTIKINNRKVLSGIAESIGAEDKLIDFTVALDKLDKIGEEGVKKEMREKGISEEALQKLQPLFSFKGSNEERLNSLKGMLQTSELGMKGVNELEFIVENIKTLGLQTSSLQIDVTLARGLNYYTGAILEVSAPEEVNMGSIGGGGRYDDLTGIFGLKDMSGMGISFGLDRIYLVLEELNLFPETISENSKALFINFGEKEALYAMRAIAKLRIAGIKAELYPDATKMGKQIGYADKRNIPFTVLAGEKEMESQVFTLKNMKSGEQFQVNLLELEAFLDT, from the coding sequence ATTTTGAAAAAACCATCTATTCCCAAAGGCACACGCGATTTTAATCCACAGGAAGTCTCCAAACGCAATTATATTTTTAGTGTAATTAGAGAAACGTTTTCGTTATACGGTTTTCAGCCTATTGAAACGCCATCTTTCGAAAATAGTGAAACTTTAATGGGAAAATATGGTGAAGAAGGGGATCGGTTGATTTTTAAGATTTTGAATAGTGGAGACTATTTGGCGAAAGTTGATGATGTTCTTTATGCAGAAAAAGATAGTAATAAAATTACTTCAAATATTTCAGAAAAAGCCCTCCGCTACGACCTCACTGTTCCTTTTGCACGATATGTGGTGCAACATCAAAACGAAATCACTTTTCCTTTTAAACGTTACCAAATCCAACCCGTTTGGCGCGCTGATAGACCTCAAAAAGGGCGTTTCCGTGAATTTTTTCAATGTGATGCAGATGTAGTTGGTTCAACTTCACTTTGGCAAGAAGTGGAATTTGTGCAACTTTATGATGCCGTTTTTAGCAAACTTGTCTTAAAAGGAGTAACCATAAAAATCAATAACAGAAAAGTATTAAGTGGTATTGCTGAAAGCATTGGTGCGGAAGACAAACTCATAGATTTCACCGTAGCACTTGATAAACTCGATAAAATAGGGGAGGAAGGTGTTAAAAAAGAAATGCGTGAAAAAGGTATTTCTGAAGAAGCTTTGCAGAAATTACAACCGCTATTTTCATTCAAAGGCAGTAACGAAGAAAGATTGAATTCTTTAAAAGGAATGCTTCAAACATCGGAATTAGGAATGAAAGGTGTTAATGAACTTGAATTTATTGTTGAAAACATTAAAACGCTAGGCTTGCAAACATCCTCATTACAAATTGATGTAACCCTTGCTCGCGGTTTAAATTATTATACAGGGGCAATTCTTGAAGTCTCTGCTCCCGAAGAAGTGAATATGGGCAGCATTGGCGGTGGTGGAAGATATGATGATCTTACTGGAATATTTGGGTTAAAAGATATGAGCGGAATGGGTATTTCTTTCGGTTTAGACAGGATTTATCTTGTGCTGGAAGAATTGAATCTCTTCCCAGAAACTATTTCAGAAAATAGTAAAGCTCTCTTTATAAATTTTGGAGAAAAGGAGGCTCTTTATGCAATGAGGGCAATCGCGAAATTGCGAATTGCAGGAATTAAAGCTGAACTCTATCCTGATGCCACAAAGATGGGCAAGCAGATAGGCTATGCAGATAAACGGAACATACCTTTTACAGTATTGGCTGGAGAAAAAGAAATGGAATCCCAAGTTTTTACACTTAAGAATATGAAAAGCGGCGAACAATTCCAAGTAAATCTCTTAGAATTGGAGGCGTTTCTTGATACCTAA
- a CDS encoding DUF6495 family protein, producing MKYARLTKEQFEELHQEFINFLATQSITGEEWKKLKAEKPEVAEQELDIFSDLIWEGVLNKVSYLEHISPKQLMLFHISEAFMELIAIKVEDDNVDITTAYGYKWLQQNLHDDTVSLYTSTKAIKDDRNIDVFAIIQQGSLITKGELYTYFSELLKD from the coding sequence ATGAAATACGCCAGACTAACAAAAGAACAATTTGAAGAACTGCACCAGGAATTTATAAACTTTCTTGCAACGCAATCCATAACAGGTGAGGAATGGAAAAAACTAAAAGCTGAAAAACCCGAAGTAGCGGAACAAGAATTGGATATTTTCAGCGATCTTATTTGGGAAGGAGTTTTGAATAAAGTAAGCTATTTGGAACATATTTCTCCCAAGCAATTAATGCTTTTCCATATTTCAGAAGCCTTTATGGAACTCATCGCCATAAAAGTTGAAGATGATAATGTGGATATTACAACGGCTTATGGCTACAAATGGCTTCAACAAAACTTACACGACGATACGGTAAGTCTTTACACTTCCACAAAAGCGATAAAGGATGATCGCAATATTGATGTTTTTGCTATAATTCAGCAAGGATCCCTTATTACTAAAGGGGAACTTTATACTTATTTTAGTGAACTACTTAAGGATTAA
- a CDS encoding YqgE/AlgH family protein codes for MTTLKPAKGLLLVAEPSIIGDVSFNRSVVLLAEYNESGSVGFILNKPLELKLRDYVPEVNSKLPVYNGGPVEQDNLYFIHCIPDIIPNSIEISNGIYWGGDFNAIIDLLKEDKLKKEQIRFFLGYSGWESEQLDQELEVNSWVVAPNSYNDTIIGKSNINFWKEKMLEFGGDYVLWSNAPENPSFN; via the coding sequence ATGACCACCTTAAAACCAGCCAAGGGACTATTATTGGTTGCTGAACCATCCATTATAGGGGACGTTTCTTTTAACCGTTCCGTAGTACTTTTAGCTGAATATAATGAAAGCGGTTCAGTAGGATTTATTCTAAACAAACCCTTAGAACTGAAGCTGCGCGACTATGTTCCCGAAGTAAATTCAAAGCTTCCCGTTTATAATGGCGGTCCCGTGGAGCAGGATAATCTTTACTTTATTCATTGCATTCCAGACATCATTCCCAACAGTATAGAAATATCCAACGGAATTTATTGGGGCGGTGATTTTAATGCTATTATAGATTTGTTGAAGGAAGACAAGCTGAAAAAAGAACAAATCCGCTTTTTCCTCGGATATTCTGGTTGGGAAAGTGAACAATTGGATCAGGAATTAGAAGTAAACAGTTGGGTTGTGGCACCAAACAGCTATAACGATACAATTATTGGGAAAAGCAATATAAACTTTTGGAAGGAAAAAATGCTTGAATTTGGTGGAGACTATGTTTTATGGTCCAACGCACCAGAAAATCCGAGTTTCAACTAA
- a CDS encoding aminotransferase class IV: MVNLNGVIVETQKAVISIDNRGFNYGDAVFETLRSSGGKIYFWEDHYFRLMASMRILRMEIPMNFTMEFLEEEIKRTITSSEREAGYLRIKLLVYRKTGGKYTPNTNDIEYVISFEKLETPFYTLNETDYEVELFKDHYITSGLLSTLKTNNRLINIIGSIFAKENDFQNCLLLNENKQVVEALNGNIFLVSGENIKTPPLSDGCLNGILRKQLLSILKRIPDFTVEVASISPFELQKADEIFITNTIQGIVPITKYRKKIYRNEVAMQLLPKLNLKARTD, from the coding sequence ATGGTAAACTTGAATGGAGTAATAGTAGAAACCCAAAAGGCAGTAATTTCTATAGACAATCGAGGCTTTAATTATGGCGATGCTGTTTTTGAAACACTTCGATCTTCAGGAGGAAAAATATATTTTTGGGAAGATCATTATTTTCGTCTGATGGCTTCTATGCGGATTCTGAGGATGGAAATTCCAATGAATTTCACAATGGAATTTTTAGAAGAAGAAATTAAGCGAACCATAACTTCATCAGAAAGAGAAGCGGGATATCTTCGTATTAAGCTGCTTGTTTACCGTAAAACCGGAGGTAAATACACTCCTAATACCAATGACATTGAATATGTGATTTCTTTTGAAAAATTAGAAACTCCATTTTATACTTTAAACGAAACCGATTATGAAGTTGAACTTTTTAAGGACCATTACATTACCTCAGGGCTACTTTCAACTCTAAAAACAAATAATAGACTCATAAATATTATAGGAAGCATTTTTGCAAAAGAAAATGATTTTCAAAACTGTTTGTTGTTGAATGAAAACAAACAAGTTGTGGAAGCGCTAAACGGCAATATATTTCTGGTTTCGGGCGAAAATATCAAAACGCCGCCACTTTCAGACGGGTGTTTAAATGGAATTTTAAGAAAACAGCTTCTTTCAATTCTAAAAAGAATTCCAGATTTTACGGTGGAAGTAGCTTCCATTTCTCCCTTTGAACTTCAAAAGGCCGATGAAATATTTATTACCAACACCATACAAGGCATTGTTCCAATAACGAAATATCGCAAGAAGATTTATAGAAATGAGGTTGCAATGCAACTGTTGCCAAAACTGAATTTAAAGGCAAGAACAGATTAG
- the priA gene encoding replication restart helicase PriA has translation MYFIDVILPIPLKQTFTYSVNKDEAAFLKPGMRVAIPFGKSKVYTGIVFQVHDLPPVGYETKSIDHILDETPIITSQQLNHWEWIAKYYMCSLGEVIKAALPSAFLLESETIIKLSSEKESDESSLTDEEFLVFEALQHQSSLHINDVRSILDKKNVVSVIQKLIEKGIVTVEETVYEQYTPKLKRYIKLSQQYTSEENLRELLETLTRAPKQRDVLMNLFMLNSQTKKPISSTELQKKSEASAATLKSLIDKGILEEYFIQHDRVEFSGEASSEIKTLNEAQTKAYEEIKISFAEKDVVLLHGVTSSGKTEIYVRLIEKMIASGKQVLYMLPEIALTTQLISRLQKYFGEKISVYHSKFSVNERVEVWKNVLAEKAKAQIVIGARSSLFLPFKNLGFIIVDEEHEPSFKQYSPSPRYNARDSAIVLANLHNAKLLMGSATPSLESYHNAKTGKFGLVTLKKRFGNVMMPEIELVDIKEKGRKKQMTGHFSDRLLEEMYEVLRNGEQIILFQNRRGFSPVVECTTCGVSPQCPNCDVSLTFHQHKNQLRCHYCGYNMAMMQSCIACGSETLDTKGFGTEQIETELKSLFPNQKIARMDQDTTKGKHSYSKLIDALENEEIDILVGTQMLAKGLDFRNISLVGVMNADNLLNFPDFRAHERSFQLLQQVSGRAGRTKKRGKVLIQTYNPYHQILKQVSVNDYEEMYKEQLEERYNYKYPPFYKTIKIIFKDKNLNRVQKASTWFGQALEMQFKENILGPEPPPIGRIKNKYIINLLIKIPKKQSLDKTKRYIENVQRSFNAIKEFSSVRVNLDVDNY, from the coding sequence GTGTACTTCATAGACGTCATTCTACCAATTCCTTTAAAGCAAACCTTCACCTATAGCGTGAACAAGGATGAAGCAGCCTTTTTAAAACCTGGGATGCGCGTGGCTATTCCGTTTGGAAAATCGAAGGTTTACACAGGAATCGTCTTTCAAGTTCACGACTTGCCACCAGTGGGTTACGAAACTAAATCCATAGACCATATTTTAGATGAAACGCCCATCATCACAAGCCAACAATTAAATCATTGGGAATGGATTGCCAAATATTACATGTGTTCTTTAGGCGAAGTGATTAAAGCAGCCCTTCCAAGTGCATTTTTGCTAGAAAGCGAAACAATAATAAAACTTTCATCCGAAAAGGAAAGTGATGAAAGTAGCTTGACTGACGAAGAATTCCTTGTTTTTGAAGCGCTTCAGCACCAATCTTCACTTCACATTAATGACGTACGTTCCATTCTTGATAAAAAGAATGTAGTTTCTGTAATTCAGAAGTTAATAGAAAAAGGAATCGTAACCGTTGAAGAAACCGTTTACGAGCAATACACGCCAAAACTAAAACGCTACATAAAACTTTCACAGCAATATACTTCAGAAGAAAACCTTCGAGAACTACTAGAAACATTAACACGTGCGCCAAAACAGCGTGACGTACTTATGAATCTTTTTATGCTGAATAGTCAGACTAAAAAGCCTATCAGTTCCACAGAACTTCAAAAAAAGAGTGAAGCGTCCGCAGCAACTTTGAAATCACTTATAGATAAAGGTATTTTGGAAGAATATTTCATTCAGCACGATCGGGTGGAGTTTTCTGGCGAAGCTTCTTCAGAAATAAAAACCTTGAATGAAGCACAGACAAAGGCTTACGAAGAAATAAAAATTTCCTTTGCTGAAAAAGATGTGGTTCTGCTTCACGGCGTAACTTCCAGCGGAAAAACCGAAATATATGTTCGCCTCATTGAAAAAATGATCGCTTCAGGCAAGCAGGTTTTATATATGTTGCCGGAAATTGCCTTAACAACCCAATTGATTAGCCGACTTCAAAAATATTTCGGCGAAAAAATCTCTGTTTATCACTCCAAATTTTCTGTAAATGAAAGAGTTGAGGTTTGGAAAAACGTGCTTGCTGAAAAAGCGAAAGCACAAATAGTTATTGGCGCGCGTTCGTCATTATTTCTTCCTTTTAAAAATCTCGGATTTATTATTGTAGATGAAGAGCACGAACCGAGTTTTAAACAATACAGCCCATCGCCACGATACAATGCTCGCGATAGTGCTATTGTTTTAGCAAACTTGCATAATGCAAAGCTGCTAATGGGTTCTGCAACGCCTTCCTTAGAAAGTTATCACAACGCAAAAACCGGAAAATTTGGGTTAGTTACTTTAAAAAAACGCTTCGGAAACGTAATGATGCCAGAAATTGAGTTGGTAGATATAAAGGAGAAAGGACGCAAAAAACAAATGACTGGACATTTCAGCGATCGCTTGCTGGAGGAAATGTACGAGGTTTTAAGGAATGGCGAACAAATTATTCTTTTTCAAAATAGAAGAGGTTTCTCACCCGTTGTGGAATGTACAACCTGCGGCGTATCGCCCCAATGTCCAAACTGTGATGTTAGTCTGACCTTCCATCAACACAAAAACCAGTTGCGCTGTCATTACTGCGGATACAATATGGCAATGATGCAAAGCTGTATTGCTTGTGGCAGTGAAACTCTGGACACCAAAGGGTTCGGGACTGAGCAGATTGAAACAGAATTGAAATCACTGTTTCCAAACCAAAAAATTGCCCGAATGGATCAAGACACTACAAAAGGCAAACATTCATATTCAAAACTTATTGATGCTTTAGAAAACGAAGAGATAGATATTTTGGTAGGAACACAAATGCTCGCCAAAGGTTTGGATTTTAGAAACATCAGCTTAGTAGGCGTTATGAATGCGGACAATCTTCTAAATTTCCCTGATTTTAGGGCACACGAGCGTAGTTTTCAATTGTTGCAACAAGTGTCGGGTAGGGCAGGACGTACCAAAAAACGTGGTAAGGTTTTAATACAAACCTACAATCCGTATCACCAAATCTTGAAACAAGTGAGCGTTAATGATTATGAAGAAATGTATAAGGAACAGCTGGAAGAACGCTACAATTATAAATATCCACCATTTTACAAAACGATAAAAATTATTTTTAAGGATAAGAATTTAAATCGAGTTCAAAAGGCTTCAACTTGGTTTGGACAAGCTTTGGAAATGCAGTTCAAAGAAAATATTCTAGGTCCAGAACCGCCGCCCATTGGTAGAATAAAAAATAAATATATTATTAATCTGCTAATAAAGATTCCTAAAAAACAATCTTTAGATAAAACAAAACGGTATATAGAAAACGTACAGCGCAGTTTTAATGCCATTAAAGAATTTTCAAGTGTTCGTGTAAATTTAGATGTGGATAATTATTAG
- a CDS encoding ABC transporter permease → MFSLFWENVRIALDSIKSQLLRTILTIVIIGIGIWALVGILSAVKALETTISGNFASMGANTFNIQQYEFTVQTNNSGEKEKINPVISYNNVREFLAKYEFPSTKTSLSFRGTSVAEVKYGSEKTDPEVQVYGVNENYLENTGTEIEQGRNFTIFDIQNNNKVCLIGSDFVKNIFKNESPINKTISIRGVKFKVVGLLESKGSTFGNNQDLKVLIPVQVARGIYTEPNINYNISIKVGDKQMMEAAQDEAIITFRNIRGLNPVEKNNFGIERSEDLINRIASITQYLEVAAWIISIITILGSSIALMNIMLVSVSERTREIGVRKALGAKRSTISTQFFIETIVIGQFGSILGIILGVLTGFGFAKAFEFDFTLPWTAMIWATIITFIVAIIAGSYPASKAAGLDPIESLRYE, encoded by the coding sequence ATGTTTTCACTTTTCTGGGAAAATGTCCGTATAGCACTGGATTCTATTAAAAGTCAGTTACTGAGGACCATCTTAACTATTGTAATTATTGGGATTGGTATTTGGGCGCTAGTTGGCATTTTGAGTGCTGTGAAGGCTTTGGAGACTACTATCTCTGGGAATTTTGCTTCGATGGGCGCCAATACGTTTAATATTCAGCAATATGAATTTACCGTTCAAACGAACAATAGTGGCGAAAAGGAAAAAATAAACCCAGTAATTAGCTATAATAATGTACGTGAATTTTTGGCAAAATATGAATTTCCTTCAACCAAAACCTCTCTTTCTTTTCGTGGAACTTCCGTTGCCGAAGTAAAATACGGCTCCGAAAAAACAGATCCGGAAGTACAAGTTTATGGCGTAAACGAAAATTATTTGGAAAACACGGGAACGGAAATTGAACAAGGAAGAAATTTCACCATTTTCGATATTCAAAATAACAATAAGGTATGTTTGATTGGTTCAGATTTTGTGAAAAATATATTTAAAAATGAAAGTCCAATCAACAAAACAATCAGTATTCGCGGAGTAAAATTTAAGGTTGTTGGTTTGTTGGAATCGAAAGGCTCTACATTTGGAAACAACCAAGATTTAAAAGTGCTCATCCCAGTTCAAGTAGCACGCGGAATCTATACTGAACCCAATATAAACTACAACATAAGTATTAAAGTAGGTGATAAACAAATGATGGAAGCCGCGCAAGACGAGGCTATTATTACGTTTCGAAATATTCGCGGTTTGAATCCTGTGGAAAAAAATAACTTCGGGATTGAGCGCAGTGAGGATTTAATAAACCGTATCGCATCCATAACGCAATACTTAGAAGTTGCTGCGTGGATTATAAGTATCATCACGATTCTAGGCTCTTCCATTGCCCTGATGAACATTATGTTAGTTTCAGTAAGCGAACGTACACGTGAAATTGGAGTTCGGAAAGCGCTAGGTGCAAAACGTTCTACAATTTCAACTCAGTTTTTTATTGAAACTATTGTTATTGGCCAGTTTGGAAGTATTTTAGGAATTATTCTAGGCGTGCTTACCGGTTTTGGTTTCGCAAAAGCTTTCGAATTTGACTTTACATTGCCATGGACGGCAATGATTTGGGCTACCATAATCACTTTTATTGTTGCGATAATTGCAGGTTCTTATCCTGCTTCAAAAGCGGCAGGGTTAGATCCTATTGAGAGTTTGAGATACGAATAG
- the fmt gene encoding methionyl-tRNA formyltransferase: MPKDLRIVFMGTPDFAVGILKEMIEAGRNIVGVITAPDKPAGRGRKLMTSAGKEYALSKNLKILQPTNLKDESFLKELKSLNANLQVVVAFRMLPKAVWQMPQLGTFNLHASLLPQYRGAAPINWAIINKEEKTGVTTFFIDEKIDTGSIISNKEVIIEKNETAETLHDKLMLKGSQLVLETLNLIEKGKADPKPQPESVDLKDAPKLTPENTQIDWTNSGKDIDAFIRGLSPYPVAWSVLYNNKEELKVKIYASSFEQTNHNLVSGNIQTSKKELKVACSDGFIYIKEIQLPGKRKMDVSSLLNGYSFDDDSKLS; this comes from the coding sequence ATGCCAAAAGATTTAAGAATAGTGTTTATGGGAACCCCAGATTTTGCGGTGGGTATTCTAAAAGAAATGATTGAAGCCGGCAGAAATATTGTAGGAGTAATCACTGCACCAGATAAACCTGCAGGTCGTGGGAGAAAATTAATGACCTCGGCTGGAAAGGAATATGCGCTTTCTAAAAATTTAAAAATTCTACAGCCTACAAATCTAAAAGATGAATCCTTTCTGAAAGAACTAAAAAGTTTAAACGCCAATCTTCAAGTTGTGGTGGCGTTCCGGATGCTTCCAAAGGCAGTTTGGCAAATGCCACAATTAGGAACTTTCAATCTTCACGCCTCACTATTGCCACAATATAGAGGTGCCGCGCCTATTAATTGGGCCATTATTAATAAGGAAGAAAAAACTGGCGTAACTACCTTTTTTATTGATGAAAAAATTGATACAGGTTCTATTATCTCCAATAAAGAAGTAATTATTGAAAAAAATGAAACTGCAGAAACTCTTCACGATAAATTGATGTTGAAGGGAAGCCAATTAGTTTTGGAAACTCTAAACCTTATAGAAAAAGGAAAAGCAGACCCAAAACCACAACCCGAAAGTGTTGACTTAAAAGACGCTCCAAAACTTACTCCAGAAAATACACAGATAGACTGGACAAATTCTGGAAAAGATATTGATGCTTTTATCCGCGGGCTTTCTCCTTATCCTGTAGCTTGGTCTGTCCTTTATAATAATAAGGAGGAATTGAAAGTGAAAATTTATGCTTCCAGTTTTGAGCAAACTAATCATAATTTAGTTTCGGGAAACATTCAAACTTCAAAAAAAGAACTGAAAGTGGCGTGTAGTGACGGATTCATTTATATTAAAGAAATACAACTCCCTGGAAAACGAAAAATGGATGTTTCTTCACTTCTAAACGGATATTCATTTGACGATGATTCCAAACTATCGTAA
- a CDS encoding START-like domain-containing protein, giving the protein MEDKIKYEMEFPIQVSPSLLYQYISTPSGLSEWYADNVNSRGEFYTFIWSGSEERAKLLSKKSPERIKFRWIEDEGEEFYFELRIQVDEITKDVSLMVTDFAEDDEVEEGKMLWENMVSNLKSILGSS; this is encoded by the coding sequence ATGGAAGATAAAATAAAATATGAAATGGAATTTCCAATTCAGGTTTCCCCTTCACTTTTATACCAATATATTTCAACACCTTCGGGACTTTCCGAATGGTATGCAGACAATGTAAACTCGCGTGGAGAATTCTACACTTTCATTTGGTCTGGAAGTGAGGAGCGCGCCAAGTTGTTAAGCAAAAAGAGCCCGGAACGCATCAAATTTAGATGGATTGAGGATGAAGGCGAAGAGTTTTATTTTGAACTTCGCATTCAAGTTGATGAAATAACAAAAGACGTATCTTTGATGGTAACAGATTTTGCCGAAGATGACGAAGTGGAAGAAGGAAAAATGCTTTGGGAAAATATGGTTTCCAACCTAAAGTCAATCTTAGGTTCCTCATAA
- the rpsR gene encoding 30S ribosomal protein S18, with protein sequence MATLQQQAKGKKDGEIRYLTPLNIETNKTKKYCMFKRSGIKYVDYKDADFLLRFVNEQGKILPRRLTGTSLKYQRKVAVAVKRARHLALMPYVADLLK encoded by the coding sequence ATGGCAACATTACAACAACAAGCAAAAGGAAAAAAAGACGGAGAGATCAGATATCTTACTCCGCTTAACATAGAGACCAACAAGACCAAGAAATATTGCATGTTCAAAAGGTCTGGTATTAAGTATGTTGACTATAAAGATGCAGATTTCTTATTGAGATTTGTAAATGAGCAAGGTAAAATTCTTCCAAGAAGACTTACTGGAACTTCTTTAAAATATCAAAGAAAAGTAGCCGTTGCAGTTAAAAGAGCACGCCATTTGGCACTTATGCCTTACGTAGCCGATTTATTAAAATAA
- a CDS encoding LytR/AlgR family response regulator transcription factor: MEKTILKCVIVDDSALQRLSIVRLINLHPALQLVGEYKNAIEAKMGLTSQKIDLIFLDVEMPIQSGFDFLDDINRSSQIIFVTGQTKYAFKAFEYDAVDYLCKPISKDRFVNAVHKAITNYKLKDNDSFDEDDFIFVKSNLKKRKVFLSELKYVEALGDYVKLVTEYDSLVVLSTMKAFESLLPADRFIRIHKSYIVNLEKVSRYDSKTIELGGDKLPLSRNRKTDLSEALAASQNV; this comes from the coding sequence GTGGAAAAAACAATTCTGAAATGTGTAATTGTCGATGATTCTGCGCTCCAACGACTTTCCATAGTCAGGCTGATTAATTTACACCCTGCTCTTCAACTTGTTGGAGAATATAAAAACGCTATTGAGGCCAAAATGGGCTTAACTTCCCAGAAAATAGATTTAATTTTTCTAGATGTAGAAATGCCAATCCAGTCTGGTTTTGACTTTTTGGATGATATTAACAGAAGCTCACAAATTATTTTTGTTACAGGACAAACCAAATATGCCTTTAAAGCATTTGAATATGACGCGGTAGACTATTTATGCAAACCAATTTCTAAGGATCGTTTTGTGAATGCTGTTCACAAAGCTATAACCAATTATAAGTTAAAAGACAACGATAGCTTTGACGAGGATGACTTCATTTTTGTGAAAAGTAATCTAAAAAAACGAAAAGTTTTTCTAAGTGAGCTTAAATATGTGGAAGCTTTAGGCGATTATGTGAAACTTGTAACCGAATACGATTCTCTTGTAGTACTTTCTACCATGAAAGCATTTGAATCTCTACTGCCAGCGGATAGATTTATTAGAATTCACAAATCCTATATTGTAAATTTGGAAAAAGTGAGTCGCTATGACAGTAAGACAATTGAATTAGGTGGGGACAAACTTCCCTTGAGCCGTAATAGAAAAACCGATTTATCTGAGGCTTTGGCTGCATCCCAAAACGTCTAA
- the rpsF gene encoding 30S ribosomal protein S6, which produces MNHYETVFILNPVLSEDQIKETVKKYEDFLVSKGAKMISKENWGLKKLAYPIQNKKSGFYHLFEYTVEGDTVHELETEFKRDERFMRYLSVSLDKHAIAWAEKRRNRTKKSA; this is translated from the coding sequence ATGAATCATTACGAAACTGTTTTCATCTTAAATCCCGTTTTATCTGAAGATCAGATAAAGGAAACAGTAAAGAAATACGAAGATTTTCTTGTTTCTAAAGGTGCTAAGATGATATCCAAAGAAAATTGGGGCTTGAAAAAACTTGCATACCCAATTCAAAACAAAAAAAGTGGTTTTTATCACTTGTTCGAGTACACTGTAGAAGGTGATACCGTTCATGAACTTGAAACTGAGTTTAAAAGGGACGAACGTTTCATGCGTTACCTTTCAGTGAGCCTTGACAAGCACGCAATTGCTTGGGCAGAAAAAAGAAGAAACCGAACAAAAAAATCAGCTTAA
- the rplI gene encoding 50S ribosomal protein L9 has translation MELILKKDVENLGFADDLVSVKNGFGRNFLIPQGHAVLATPSAKKVLAETLKQRAFKEKKVVDAANKEAEKLNGLEVKITAKTGEGDKLFGSVTNGDLAEALEKEGVSIEKKYIIIAGGAIKRTGPYDATIRFHRDVVSNFTFEVIAEAKPESKSKAVAKPEVKEEVKVETQEADTTEEN, from the coding sequence ATGGAACTTATATTAAAGAAAGACGTAGAAAATCTGGGATTTGCAGATGATCTTGTATCCGTGAAAAACGGTTTCGGAAGAAACTTTTTGATACCACAAGGGCATGCTGTTCTTGCAACTCCTTCAGCTAAAAAAGTATTGGCTGAAACTTTGAAGCAACGCGCTTTTAAAGAAAAGAAGGTGGTTGACGCTGCTAATAAAGAAGCAGAAAAATTGAATGGACTTGAAGTAAAAATCACTGCCAAAACAGGCGAAGGTGATAAATTATTTGGTTCTGTAACGAATGGAGATCTTGCGGAAGCCCTTGAAAAAGAAGGCGTTTCTATCGAGAAAAAGTATATCATTATTGCTGGTGGCGCCATTAAGCGTACTGGTCCTTATGATGCTACAATCCGTTTCCACAGAGATGTGGTAAGCAATTTTACTTTTGAAGTGATTGCTGAAGCTAAGCCAGAAAGCAAATCTAAAGCCGTGGCTAAACCTGAGGTGAAAGAGGAAGTTAAAGTCGAAACTCAAGAAGCAGATACAACGGAAGAAAATTAA
- a CDS encoding HU family DNA-binding protein encodes MNKSDLIDAMAADAGITKAAAKKSLESFLGNVEKSLKQGNRVSLVGFGSWSVSKRAAREGRNPQTGKTIKIAAKNVVKFKAGSDLQNSVN; translated from the coding sequence ATGAACAAATCAGATTTAATCGATGCAATGGCAGCTGATGCCGGAATTACAAAGGCTGCTGCCAAGAAATCTTTAGAGTCATTCTTAGGTAACGTAGAAAAGTCCCTTAAACAAGGAAATAGAGTATCCCTAGTAGGTTTCGGATCATGGTCAGTATCAAAAAGAGCCGCCAGAGAAGGAAGAAATCCTCAAACTGGTAAAACAATTAAAATCGCTGCTAAAAATGTAGTGAAGTTCAAAGCTGGTTCAGATTTACAAAACAGCGTAAACTAA